The window CGAGTTAATTAGATCACGCTCAGCGATCACATTCTCCAACAATAGAATAGCCTGTTCCTCGTTTCCCCTCTCTGCCAAGAGCCGGGAGATAGGAGCTGCAGCTGTCGGATTATACCTCGTAGAATCTACTGAATTGTTCTGAAGTAGATCACCAGCTGTAGAGAGCTCCTCTGATGTTAGATCGTCAAAATCACTCATCGTAAGAGGATCTTCTTCTGAATGTTGAGAAAGAATCTCGTGAATACGTTCATCCTCTGGTTCCACTCCCTCTGATTCCGTTTCATATTCACTAGACCCGTTTTCTGAATCCAGATCTTCAGGGAGATCTACACAGTATTCCGATTCCAACTCTCGGAGTTTCTCTTTTTGATCATCGCTGATGCCGTCTCGGACATAGTCGCCCCAACTCAAAGCCCGCAGAGCCTTCATAGCTAGTTCCTCCCATCCAAATTCATCGGCAACTTCAGCAGCCTTAGAGAAGAACGGTAGCTCCATCTGTGAGGTGGGACCGCTACGGACTCTCATCTCTTTGGAGTCTATCAGTTGATACAGTTCCTCTTCAGTCATTTCTCCAGGATTCTCTAAACGCCATTTCCATAGCTTGCGTACCGTCGTAGGTTGTTGAGCGTTATTCTCGGCTACGTGATAATTGATAGCACCTGAATCGAGGAGAGATTTCAGGAATATACCCTCAAAATGTTCGGTCCCCTTTCCATCTGTCATCTTATGTAGAAGATTTGCCCAGTTGATTAACTGGATAGCTGTACCGAGATATTGATCCCATTCATCGTCTGCAATATCTTCCAACCCTTCCCAGACATCATCCAAGAACCCATCTTTCCTATACCCATATCGGAAACAACGCTCAATTGCTTTCTCTGTATAATTTTCACCCCGGCTATTATATCCTGCTCTAGCCGCTCTAACAGCTAAATTCATAAGATCTCTTGACGGCGGCTCCTCCATAGGTGGCCTATTCAATAGCTCCTCATAACGACGATCCAAATTCTCAGGAAGAGCTTCTTCTGGAGGTAATTCCTCCCACGCCTGATTCAGACTCCTAGTAATTGTATCGAAGAACCGATCTCCAGAACCAATCTCCTCCGCAAATTCAAGAACCCGTCTCACAAGATCTTCTGACCCTTGATCAGCGACTTCACCGAATGCTTCTGACACCTGAGAAACTGCTTGCCAATACCAGGTCTCAGCTACAGTCCTAGCACTCTCATCCAACAAGTACCCTTCCTCAAGCCGCTCTTCTAAGTATTCCAGGGTAGCATCCACCCAAACCTGCTTTTGGTCCGAAGATTCACGGGTTGCGGCTGCTCCCATCAATGCGAGAAGTTTCTGAGTTTTCGGTTGCTCTACAGCAATTTCGTCTACAATATCCTGCAGGTCTTCGGGTGATTCAACCAAGCTCGCTACTATAGAACCGACGTAATAGGCATCAGTAAACCGAACACCGCCCTCACTTGAAGTATCAAGAGGCTCACCTAATTCACGAGCTTCAACGATCTCACGAATTTCCTCCTCCACGCCTCCACATCTAAGCAGGGTGTGCAGTGCGGCAAAAGATAATTCTGAGTAGTCAGGTGCATTAGCTCTAAGTTCTTCACGCCAACCCTCAGGTAGATCGTAGATTAATCCTTCACAGGATTCTAATGCTGCAGATTTGTCCTCGAAAAACCATTCCGGTGGCTCAGGTTGACTATCAAATAATTCAGGTTTTCTCTGAACAGCAGAGAGAACTTCTCGTGGAAAATGTTGTCCCGTATCTAACCGTTTGATCTGTTCTGCTACCTCCCAGAACTCCTCAGTATCTAAAACTTCAGAAACGACTTCGAAGTACGCCTCAGGGTTCATATCTGGCTGTTCGGATTCCTGATAATCCTCTTCCCACGACGCGAGCCAGTTTCGATCTAATTCACTTTCCCAGTTCCGCGCCACAGTCTGCATCGCTTCAAGCGCCTCCTCACTACCACCATTATATCCGCGAATCTGATCCACTAAGCGAAGAGCGTCATCACGTCTATCTTGAGCGGCATAGTATGTGAGACGCAAGTCGTCGCCTGTGTAAATATCAAGCATATTTCGAGCGACACCACCAAGGATTACACAGTCAAAAGCCGTGACGTAGTCTCCTTGTTGAAGCGAGGCCTCGAAAGCCAGATCTAGAGTATTGGAAAGATGGTCTAGTTGAATTCCTTTCTGCCACCATTGTAGAAGATTATCGAGAGTCGCTAGATCCTTGAGTATGGCCCGCCCTGGACCATTCTCGGCGTGGTATCTCAGACTCTCCAGATTTTGAGGAAAACTGATACACTGGTCAAACAGGTAGTCGAATAACCGTTTATGACCTTGAACAATTTCTTCTTGATCTAACAGCTCCTTTGTGTACTTCCTGAAGCTGTCGTGAAACACTCGAAACCGATCTCCTTCCAAGGACTCTAGAATATGAGCAAGAGGGGCATCCTCAAGACGTGTGCTTTCTAGCGTATACGGTAAATCAATCACAGAATCTATAGTCTCTTCACGCAATCCGGTAGGATTCAGCGCAACTAACGTGACCGCATCTCTCTCATACGGTTCTAGTGGCTCCCAGATCGTATCATAATACTCCTCCAGCTCTCCATCGACATGTGATGCCTCATCAATTACCTCCTCTATATCTACACCCTGGATTTCAGCTTTCGTTACAAGATGCGAAATAATAACAGGAAGGCCTCCAGAGACACCTGATACCCGTCCAACAAGATCATCATCCAGCGATACATCTCTTCTCTCAAGATACTCTCTAATTTCTTCTGGACTCCAAGAAGGTACCTCAATCTGCTGATCAACTCGAAGAGTGTCGTGAGACTCTGAAATTTCACGGCTCACCATGAATAACCCCAATGGATCAGGAAAGTCAAGCATCCCAATCTCTTCAAGAGCAGAACCCTCCGCAGACTCTGTAGCTTTAGTACCTCCAAACGGCCGCAATGCGTGATCTAACCCGTCGAAAATAAATAGAACTCTTTGATTTTCTTGATCTGCCCAGTGGGCCACGTTGTCAATATATTCTTGCAAATCCTCTGTCCCCGTCCAGACGGGAATCGAAGTATCCTCTCCAAACGCTTCTGAAAATGTTGAATAGATTTGATATGCGAGTTGATGTCTAAACCATTTAGGATCACTCCACTTCATCTCCAGCGAATCGGCGTCCTCAGGTATATAGAAATAAAACCGGAGTGTTCGACAATCTTCTGAGTCCCCCCACGCCCTGTGAAACAGTTCTATACCCACTGATTTTCCGCTTCCTGGAGCACCTTCAACTAAAAATCGATCACTTGGGTCATCATACGCCTCCTCAAGATCTTCAAGCCATCTTGGGTGAATATATTCATCAGGGAGTTCAAACTTCTGAGGAAATTGTTCTGACGGAATTAATTCTAAACGCTGTATGATCTCTTCACGGTCCAACCTTCGTATATCAGTTGGTTGATTTCTGGCCCATCTCGCTAACCCAACCGCTTTTTGTGTAAGTGACTCCGGATCATCAATCTCAGGATTCTCCCTAACATCCAAACGCGGAGCAACACCCCCTACAATACGTTCAAACAACTCTGTATTTCGAGGTGACTCAATTTCTTCTTCGTCCGTAGTTGTCCCTATACCAGGCACCCCTAGTACGAATTCTATCCCTTCGTCTTCTACGTATCCTCCTCTAAATTCAGTAAGCTTCTTTGCCTCAAACTCAAGACTTCCGAACAGTGAGAGGTTTTCTGTTTCATCTGAAAACTCAATTCCAGATCCAGTTTCATCTTCGAATGAAGTTAGAACCACAAAGCGTGACCCTTCATCTGCCACCCTACGAGCTTCCGCAGATTCGGATAAGTCGGTGAAATCTAATCCTCTTTCATTGGATCCTGTGAGGTCGCTAGAAATAAGCCTGTGTTCCGGCCCGTTTTTAACTTGAAGACAGGTTTTCTCACCAGATTTTTCTAGGACAATATCGTCGAATTTGTCGCTATTATATAACTTTGATTCTATAGCAACGGCATTCGCGTCTTCAAAGAAAACTGATAGAATACAAGCTCCAGCGAGAACATCTTGGAAAGTGTATCCCCTAGCCAGACCTGCCAACCGTTTTGTACTGGCGGAAACCTCAGCATTGTCGGATGTAGTGTCCGTTTCTTCTGGCATTAGATGTCCCTCCACCATTCGTAGCAGATTTTTATCGAACTACTCATCTCAGGCCTCACTCTTCCTCCTCTTGTGCGGAATTTTCTTCTTCCAGTTCTAAAGGGGTGGAAAGCTGTTCTATCTCAGATTCTGAAAGCTCAGGTAGATCTGCGTCAAGGGCGTCCGTAATACCTGTCTGCTTCAGTGACTCAATCGCTTCTTCACCCTTCCCTAGCTCCATCTCGGCCATCGCCTTATTGTACCACGCCTGATTATTTCCGGGCTGTTCCTCGACCACCTTTTGGTAGTATTCCAAAGCCTCCTCATACTCTCCCACCTCAGATAAGGCAATAGCGTAGTTATGATTGACTTCAGACATCGGAGGAAAACTAGAATGATCCTGATCTCGATCTTCTAAGAGTGTTTCAAAGTGCGGGATAGCCCGGTTAAAATCACCTAAGTTTAGATGGCAGAGAGCTTCCGCATAGACTGGAATAGGGCTCTCTGAGTTGAGCTTCTTCGCCCTCTCAAATGAGTCTACGGCGTCCTCAAATCTACCTAGATTCATCAAAGCTCTACCTTTGTTGTGCCATGAGTTCCAGTCCCCGGAATTCTCGTCCGTAGCTTGCTCTAGAAGACTCAGTGCTTCCTCTGGTCTCTCCTCATCGACAAGTATGATACCTTTTTGTTTCAGCACCTGAGCCCAGCTCGGGCGTAGTTCAAGAGCTTCATCGTAGCAATTGAGGGCTTCCCCTGTCTCACCTATGTTCTGATGCATCAAGCCCTTGTTTGCCCATGCTCGTGCAAACGAAGAGTTGATTTCCAGCGCCTCTTCATACAGTTGAATAGCCGCTTCCAGATTGCTACTCTCTGATGCCTCAACAGCTTCAGCATAATACTGTACCTCCTCTTCCAGCAAAATGTCGTAACCCAAGTATTCCAGTTTATTTCCAAGGGTATTCAATCGGTCTTCCAGACGTTCTGACTGACTTTCTCCCTCATCAACAAACCTTACCTGTGAAACAAATCCCTGATCCATCCACTCTACATCACAGCGAAATCGTGTAGCATTGGAGAGATTTTGATAGAACTTCTCTCTTTCATCGGGACTAAACTCTACTATAGCCCTGCTTTCTCCCGCAGGAACAGTCAGATTAGCTGTTAGCATAAAGAGCTGCTTCCCTTCACCTACATCCATTTCTTCGCCAAGCCTCTCCCCTACCTCAGCTCCTCGATCAAAAACGGTGTGTACTCTGTACTCTGAGAACTCGTCGGTTAGAAATATCTCCTCCACGAGCTTTTGATAGAGATTCTGAACAGTACTCCCCATCATACCCGGTCTGAATTCACCGACGTCATCGATGACTCCTTCAGAAGCTGCGTAGTACTTCAGATAGGTCTTATCAAACTCACTGCCGGCAAAAGATAGGTTCCCATCTTCATCTTCCTGGATCATTCCCTGATTGGAAAGAGAGTCGATAGTGTGTTCCTTGCTACTTCTCACCGAAGACAGGTTGTCGGGTTCTATCGTCTCCACCCTATCAAGGAGGCAGAACTCAACCAACCACTCCTTAGGAACCCTAGGGAACTCCAGAAGAGATACGAGAACCTGAAGTTGGTTTGGGAGTAACCGCTTGACATCGTCAGCTATCTCGTGATGACCTGACTCGCGGATTCTATCCAGTTCCTCTGCTACGTCATCCAAGACTTCCGGAGTAAGCGTGATTTCATCCGCACCCTCGTTGTAACGCCTGTACATATGGTGCGCTATGAGATTGATTTCGTAGGGTGAACCACCCGTTATACCGTGAATCTCGCCGACACATTGATCGTCTAAATCTTCTTCTTCGTCCTCTGAAAGCGGCTTTGTGATACACTCCTTGGTCTTTTCCTGTGATTCAAACGGTCCAAGAGAAATCCTCTTGAAAAGTCTTGACATAGGAGAGAACACCTCATCTGTTCGCTCGAATAGCTCTTCAGTTCCTGAAAGAACTAGATTATACCCATCGATATCAGAGAACACATTTCGGATCTTCTGTAGGATGGCATCGTTCTTAGACAGCAAATCAGCTTCATCTAAAAGCAGGACAATTGATTTCTTCCCATTGGATGCCACTTTTTCATATAGATCTTCCAAGTCGTCTGACAAAACTCTCTGGGGGATATCAGGATCGGGGTTTTGGCTCTGCATTGCTCGAAGATAGGTAGATCCGTATCCAAGTGAGACCTCAACGTCTGGATCTAGACTTTCAACCTTATTTCGAAAGCTATCAAGAAGAGAGTCTCCAATCACGCCTTTATCGGCCCCTTCAGCCATAATGCTGTCTAGAAGTTCTTTGAAGAATTTGAGCTGATCCTGCACTATCTGAGAGTCGAGAGAAATCTTAACAGCAAGATGGTCTCCCTCGTCTGCAACTTCTTCTACTCGGTTGAGTAGGCTTGATTTGCCCGCTGCTCTGTTACCGGTTATCCCGATGTGATAGTAGTTGTCGGCTGCTGCCTGCGAGAGGTACCGTCTAATTTCCTGAAGCTCCTCTTCCCGATCTGCAAACCTTTGCTCTTCAGAAACAGGATTGAGAAAATTGTATGGATTGGGTGTGAAACCATCTCCGTCTGATCCTGACATACAAGCAATCTTGTCTGTAACCTTGTTATAACTGAGGGAGCAATCGGAGTGAACCGTTGAGCAGCCAGTAGTATGTAGGAGCAAAGAACCAATCAGCTGAACTTGGATTAGGTGACGGAATTATTCGGTGTTCACCAGACATTCTTAAATCAGTTCAGTGATAATTTTGGGATAGTTATGTCAAAGGTCGTTGAGACAGAGGGTGTTTTAGGCGGTAAGCCTCGGATTGAGGGAACCCGTGTCTCTGCAGAGCAGGTATACGAAATGCACACTCAGAAGGATATGAGTCCGGAAGAAGTAGCTGATATTCTACCCACTGTCGCTGTTGAAGATGTGAAGGCTGCTATCCAGTATATGAAGGATAGAGATGATTCTGAAGCTGATGTACTGGCTTAGAAACGACCATAGAAATTGGAGATAAAGACTACGTTCTCCTCTAATTCTTCTTCGTGTTCTTGTAGAAGATTTGAGACGGTTTTCGCTACCAGTGATTTGTCTCGAAGGTGCATCTGCTTGTCAATCAGAACACCTGGATGATCCATCTGCGTATCCATTGCGATGAAATCTCCCTGGTCTCGTGTGAGAACCGGTGCGTCTTCACTGACCGCGTACTGCATAACCTCCTGATCAGAAATACCGGGCTTTGGCCGTAGCGTATTGATGCCTCGTCCCTCTAATTTCTCTTCGATTATTTTATCTATGCTTTCGTCAAGTACAATCGTTGAAACGGCTTCAGCACCCTGTATAGGTTATTGTGTAGCTTTCTTTTTCAATACTATGACATTCGGGTATAACCGGTTGTAACCCAGTCGAATTTCAATTAGAATCTTCTTCAATCAGAGTGATTATTTCTTTCAGGGAGGCTGCGGATTGTCTCATAGCGTCTCGGTACATATCTCGGTATGCCTCTGAGTCTTCTTCGTACCCCAATGCGTCGACTGCTC of the Halobaculum limi genome contains:
- a CDS encoding DUF5615 family PIN-like protein, with the translated sequence MQGAEAVSTIVLDESIDKIIEEKLEGRGINTLRPKPGISDQEVMQYAVSEDAPVLTRDQGDFIAMDTQMDHPGVLIDKQMHLRDKSLVAKTVSNLLQEHEEELEENVVFISNFYGRF
- a CDS encoding ATP-binding protein, with product MSGSDGDGFTPNPYNFLNPVSEEQRFADREEELQEIRRYLSQAAADNYYHIGITGNRAAGKSSLLNRVEEVADEGDHLAVKISLDSQIVQDQLKFFKELLDSIMAEGADKGVIGDSLLDSFRNKVESLDPDVEVSLGYGSTYLRAMQSQNPDPDIPQRVLSDDLEDLYEKVASNGKKSIVLLLDEADLLSKNDAILQKIRNVFSDIDGYNLVLSGTEELFERTDEVFSPMSRLFKRISLGPFESQEKTKECITKPLSEDEEEDLDDQCVGEIHGITGGSPYEINLIAHHMYRRYNEGADEITLTPEVLDDVAEELDRIRESGHHEIADDVKRLLPNQLQVLVSLLEFPRVPKEWLVEFCLLDRVETIEPDNLSSVRSSKEHTIDSLSNQGMIQEDEDGNLSFAGSEFDKTYLKYYAASEGVIDDVGEFRPGMMGSTVQNLYQKLVEEIFLTDEFSEYRVHTVFDRGAEVGERLGEEMDVGEGKQLFMLTANLTVPAGESRAIVEFSPDEREKFYQNLSNATRFRCDVEWMDQGFVSQVRFVDEGESQSERLEDRLNTLGNKLEYLGYDILLEEEVQYYAEAVEASESSNLEAAIQLYEEALEINSSFARAWANKGLMHQNIGETGEALNCYDEALELRPSWAQVLKQKGIILVDEERPEEALSLLEQATDENSGDWNSWHNKGRALMNLGRFEDAVDSFERAKKLNSESPIPVYAEALCHLNLGDFNRAIPHFETLLEDRDQDHSSFPPMSEVNHNYAIALSEVGEYEEALEYYQKVVEEQPGNNQAWYNKAMAEMELGKGEEAIESLKQTGITDALDADLPELSESEIEQLSTPLELEEENSAQEEEE
- a CDS encoding DUF433 domain-containing protein, with amino-acid sequence MSKVVETEGVLGGKPRIEGTRVSAEQVYEMHTQKDMSPEEVADILPTVAVEDVKAAIQYMKDRDDSEADVLA